The following are encoded together in the Dyella terrae genome:
- a CDS encoding MalM family protein, giving the protein MRYRLIVATALLVSTMLVGGCSVKALVPPNLRPPENNNSGLDQAKKSLQQATPCCSTFADFSFQDSLPWRPKKFELGPGSMVANLNGDRSYFLSFSLPRETQMPYRVAVKSELNGRWLRASYLFAPTVVLLDDAFQPIDSKDLSLCEHMGWTDDTTGAFGSVDVTDNRARYLVLYSSAKQQAGNTYWEQSPAAFSAEAPVKMAAAGTFKVPHGPDGTVWIGMMDKAYQDAQNNAICAKPEQGNGVLSTLRDAIPLPGIGSDGDKSNAAKPAASPSSTNNTNSSPATNDSAKG; this is encoded by the coding sequence ATGCGCTATCGACTGATCGTCGCCACTGCCCTTCTCGTGTCCACCATGCTGGTGGGCGGCTGCAGCGTGAAAGCGCTGGTACCGCCCAACCTGCGTCCGCCGGAGAACAACAATTCCGGCCTGGATCAGGCGAAGAAATCCCTGCAGCAGGCCACCCCCTGCTGCAGCACCTTTGCCGATTTCTCCTTCCAGGATTCGCTACCGTGGCGGCCGAAGAAGTTCGAACTGGGTCCGGGCAGCATGGTGGCCAACCTCAATGGCGACCGCAGCTACTTCCTGAGCTTCAGCCTGCCTCGCGAAACGCAGATGCCCTACCGCGTTGCCGTGAAGTCGGAATTGAACGGCCGCTGGCTGCGCGCGAGCTATCTGTTCGCGCCGACCGTTGTGCTACTGGACGACGCCTTCCAGCCGATCGACAGCAAGGACTTGAGCCTGTGCGAGCACATGGGCTGGACGGACGACACCACGGGTGCCTTCGGCAGCGTGGATGTCACCGACAATCGCGCGCGTTACCTGGTGTTGTACAGCTCAGCCAAACAGCAGGCCGGCAATACATACTGGGAGCAGTCACCCGCCGCGTTCTCGGCCGAGGCGCCGGTGAAGATGGCAGCCGCCGGCACGTTCAAAGTGCCGCACGGGCCCGACGGTACGGTGTGGATCGGCATGATGGACAAGGCCTATCAGGACGCCCAGAACAACGCCATCTGCGCCAAGCCTGAGCAGGGCAACGGTGTGCTGAGCACCCTGCGTGATGCGATCCCCCTGCCCGGCATCGGCAGCGACGGTGACAAGAGCAATGCAGCCAAGCCTGCAGCGTCGCCCAGCAGCACAAACAACACGAATTCCTCGCCCGCGACAAACGACTCAGCCAAAGGCTGA
- a CDS encoding SDR family oxidoreductase, with protein MQLDLSGRRALVCGASQGIGRASAIELAELGASVTLLSRSADTLKAVAEALPRKHDQQHRWFAVDMAQTDNLRDALADIVADHPVEILINNTGGPPGGPAHTATADAFETAFRQHLLAGQTLVQGLLPGMRASGYGRIVNVISTSVKEPIAGLGVSNTVRAAVASWAKTLSGELAADGITVNNVLPGYTRTARLDGLLTAQARSSGRSEEDIALGMLSTVPARRFGDAAEVAAVIAFLCTPAAAYVNGVSIAVDGGRTRSLS; from the coding sequence ATGCAACTGGATCTGAGCGGACGTCGCGCCCTGGTATGTGGTGCCTCGCAGGGCATTGGCCGCGCCAGCGCCATCGAGCTGGCTGAACTGGGCGCCAGCGTCACCCTTCTCTCGCGTTCCGCGGATACGTTGAAAGCCGTCGCGGAGGCCCTGCCCCGCAAGCACGATCAGCAGCATCGATGGTTTGCCGTGGACATGGCCCAGACGGACAACCTGCGCGACGCGCTGGCGGACATCGTGGCCGACCATCCGGTCGAGATCCTGATCAACAACACGGGCGGTCCGCCGGGTGGTCCTGCCCACACAGCCACCGCCGACGCCTTCGAGACGGCTTTCCGCCAGCACCTGCTGGCTGGTCAGACGTTGGTGCAAGGGTTGCTCCCCGGCATGCGCGCCAGTGGTTACGGCCGCATCGTCAATGTCATCTCTACGTCGGTGAAGGAGCCGATTGCCGGCTTGGGTGTATCCAACACCGTGCGCGCCGCCGTGGCGAGCTGGGCCAAGACCTTGTCCGGCGAGCTGGCCGCCGATGGCATCACCGTCAACAACGTACTGCCCGGCTACACCCGCACCGCGCGCCTGGATGGACTGCTCACCGCACAGGCGCGCAGCAGCGGACGCAGTGAGGAAGACATCGCGCTGGGCATGCTGTCCACGGTACCTGCCCGTCGTTTTGGCGACGCCGCCGAAGTGGCCGCTGTGATCGCCTTCCTATGCACGCCGGCTGCGGCCTACGTGAATGGCGTGAGTATTGCGGTGGATGGCGGCAGGACCCGCTCCCTGAGCTGA
- a CDS encoding aldehyde dehydrogenase, translating to MPTLRLANLIDGRLQAPRNDRWLDVFEPATGQVFAHCPDSTSDDVADAVAAARRAAPGWAATPTEQRASLLYRLADLVEARTDEFVALESRDSGKPLVQARNLDIPRAVSNLRFFAAAIMGWSSESHAMEIGAINYTLRQPLGVVGCISPWNLPLYLFTWKIAPALAAGNTVVSKPSEITPCTAALLGELSIEAGFPPGVFNIVQGRGPSVGQAIVEHAAVKAVSFTGSTRTGAQIAAVAAPQFKKVSLELGGKNPAIVFEDADLSDTNLDTIVRSGFANQGEICLCGSRLLVQRSIYETFRERYLARVKALRVGDPNENNSDLGALVSREHFDKVMGCIATAREEGGRILCGGEAITVDGRCASGWFVAPTVFDGLGSDAATNQHEIFGPVVSLIPFEDEAEALAIANGTGYGLAASVWTRDLSRAHRFGAQLDFGIVWTNCWLLRDLRTPFGGTKQSGLGREGGAEALRFFTEPKNICIRY from the coding sequence ATGCCTACCTTGCGCCTCGCCAATCTGATCGACGGCCGCCTCCAGGCGCCACGCAACGATCGCTGGCTGGACGTGTTCGAGCCGGCCACCGGCCAGGTCTTCGCACACTGTCCCGACTCCACTTCTGATGACGTCGCCGACGCCGTGGCCGCTGCCCGGCGGGCCGCCCCCGGCTGGGCCGCGACGCCGACCGAGCAGCGTGCCAGTCTCTTGTATCGACTCGCCGATCTGGTCGAGGCGCGTACGGACGAATTCGTCGCGCTGGAGTCGCGCGACAGCGGCAAGCCGTTGGTCCAGGCACGCAATCTCGATATTCCCCGTGCGGTTTCCAATCTACGCTTCTTCGCCGCCGCCATCATGGGCTGGAGCAGCGAATCGCATGCCATGGAAATCGGGGCGATCAATTACACGCTGCGCCAGCCACTCGGCGTGGTTGGCTGCATCAGCCCGTGGAATCTGCCGCTGTATTTGTTTACCTGGAAGATCGCCCCTGCACTGGCTGCCGGCAACACCGTGGTTTCAAAGCCATCGGAAATCACACCGTGCACAGCCGCACTGCTCGGCGAGCTAAGCATCGAGGCAGGCTTCCCGCCCGGTGTGTTCAACATCGTGCAGGGACGCGGCCCCAGCGTGGGGCAGGCCATCGTCGAACACGCTGCGGTAAAGGCGGTGTCGTTCACGGGAAGCACGCGCACCGGTGCACAGATCGCCGCCGTCGCCGCACCACAGTTCAAGAAGGTATCGCTGGAACTGGGCGGCAAGAATCCGGCTATCGTGTTCGAAGACGCGGACCTCAGCGACACCAATCTCGACACCATCGTGCGATCAGGCTTTGCCAACCAAGGTGAGATCTGCCTGTGCGGTTCACGCCTGCTGGTGCAGCGCTCCATCTATGAAACGTTTCGCGAACGCTACCTTGCGCGCGTCAAGGCACTACGCGTCGGCGATCCGAACGAAAACAACAGTGACCTCGGTGCGCTCGTCTCGCGCGAACACTTCGACAAGGTCATGGGCTGCATCGCCACGGCACGCGAAGAAGGCGGGCGCATTCTGTGCGGTGGCGAAGCCATCACGGTGGATGGGCGCTGTGCTAGTGGCTGGTTTGTCGCCCCCACCGTCTTCGACGGCCTGGGCAGCGATGCCGCCACCAACCAGCACGAGATCTTTGGACCCGTGGTGAGCCTGATTCCCTTCGAGGACGAAGCGGAAGCCCTCGCCATCGCCAATGGCACCGGCTACGGGCTCGCTGCATCGGTATGGACGCGTGACCTGTCACGCGCGCATCGTTTCGGCGCCCAATTGGATTTTGGCATCGTGTGGACCAACTGCTGGCTGCTGCGCGATCTGCGCACGCCCTTTGGTGGCACCAAGCAATCCGGCCTCGGTCGCGAAGGCGGCGCGGAAGCGCTGCGCTTCTTCACCGAGCCCAAGAATATTTGCATACGCTACTGA
- the can gene encoding carbonate dehydratase, translating into MKNPLQNLLDSNRVWSATMVEQDPRFFERLAQQQAPKYLWIGCSDSRVPATQIVDLPPGEIFVQRNVANVVSHTDLNCLSTIQFAVDVLKVEHILVVGHYGCGGVQAVLDERRMGLVDNWLRHVGDVAQKHSKLLTSIDLMNLRNARLCELNAMEQAVNVCHTTMVMDAWERGQKLSVHAWCYSLFDGHVNDMGMHVSSRDELRPAYERALQRLGTIPEFNR; encoded by the coding sequence GTGAAAAACCCCCTCCAAAATCTTCTCGACAGCAATCGCGTGTGGTCCGCCACCATGGTCGAACAGGACCCGCGATTCTTCGAACGTCTAGCTCAGCAGCAAGCCCCCAAATATCTGTGGATCGGCTGCTCCGACTCACGCGTGCCGGCCACGCAGATCGTGGACCTGCCGCCGGGCGAGATCTTCGTGCAGCGCAACGTCGCCAACGTCGTGTCGCACACCGATCTCAACTGCCTCAGCACCATTCAGTTCGCCGTCGACGTGCTCAAGGTCGAGCACATTCTGGTAGTCGGCCACTACGGATGCGGCGGCGTGCAAGCGGTGCTGGACGAACGCCGCATGGGCCTGGTCGACAACTGGCTGCGGCACGTGGGCGATGTGGCGCAGAAGCATTCGAAGCTGCTTACCTCGATCGACCTGATGAATCTGCGCAATGCCCGCCTGTGCGAGCTCAATGCGATGGAACAGGCCGTCAACGTCTGCCACACCACCATGGTGATGGACGCGTGGGAGCGCGGTCAGAAACTCTCCGTGCACGCGTGGTGCTACAGCCTGTTCGACGGCCATGTGAACGACATGGGCATGCACGTGAGTTCGCGTGACGAGCTGAGGCCCGCTTACGAGCGCGCGCTCCAGCGCCTGGGAACCATCCCCGAGTTCAACCGATGA
- a CDS encoding RidA family protein, whose product MSNVVHTDQAPAPVGAYPHARRVGDLLFLSGVGPRAPGSNAIPGNVYDSEGKLAGYDIEAQCRQVFANVRAVLEASGARWEDLVDITVFLTDMAGDFPAYNKLYAEHFAGVDACRTTLGITALPTPIAIELKCIASLKP is encoded by the coding sequence ATGAGCAACGTCGTCCACACGGATCAAGCGCCAGCGCCGGTAGGCGCCTACCCGCACGCGCGCCGCGTGGGCGACCTGCTGTTCCTTTCCGGCGTGGGCCCGCGCGCACCGGGCAGCAATGCCATTCCAGGGAATGTCTACGACAGCGAAGGCAAACTCGCCGGCTACGACATCGAAGCACAATGCCGGCAAGTGTTCGCAAACGTGCGCGCTGTGCTCGAAGCCAGCGGCGCACGCTGGGAAGACCTGGTGGACATCACCGTGTTCCTTACCGACATGGCGGGCGATTTCCCGGCCTACAACAAGCTCTACGCGGAGCATTTCGCCGGTGTCGACGCGTGCCGCACCACGCTGGGCATCACGGCGCTGCCGACACCGATCGCCATCGAACTGAAGTGCATCGCCTCACTCAAGCCCTGA
- the hutG gene encoding N-formylglutamate deformylase, whose product MTATYTLHRGTVPLLISLPHDGSHIPDDIAASMRPNAQRSVDTDWHVGRLYEPLVKALGASVIRPAASRYVVDLNRPADGQALYPGKRETGLVSTIGFDGEPLYLDGDEPTAEEMQRRVNVYWRPYHEALSQELERLRAQHGRVVLWDGHSIRSHVPMLFEGQLPDFNLGTADGTSCSAALQEQLREALEAQSRYSFVVNGRFKGGYITRHYGQPAEGVQAVQLELSQLNYMDEDSFAYADERAVRVQETIARLLALCIA is encoded by the coding sequence ATGACCGCTACCTACACGCTTCATCGCGGCACCGTGCCGCTGCTCATCAGCCTGCCGCACGATGGCAGCCACATTCCCGACGACATCGCCGCGAGCATGCGGCCGAATGCGCAGCGCTCGGTCGATACCGACTGGCACGTGGGGCGCTTGTACGAACCGCTCGTGAAGGCTTTGGGCGCTAGCGTTATCCGCCCGGCGGCATCGCGCTACGTGGTCGACCTCAATCGTCCCGCGGATGGGCAAGCGCTTTATCCGGGCAAGCGCGAAACCGGCCTGGTGTCCACGATCGGTTTCGATGGCGAACCGCTTTATCTCGATGGCGATGAACCCACCGCCGAAGAAATGCAACGTCGGGTAAACGTCTACTGGCGTCCGTACCATGAAGCGTTATCGCAAGAACTTGAGCGCCTGCGCGCGCAGCACGGCCGTGTCGTGTTGTGGGACGGCCATTCCATCCGCAGCCATGTACCCATGTTGTTCGAAGGGCAACTGCCGGACTTCAACCTGGGTACGGCCGACGGCACCAGTTGTTCCGCCGCCTTGCAGGAACAACTCAGGGAAGCGCTGGAGGCCCAGTCCCGTTACAGCTTCGTGGTCAATGGACGCTTCAAGGGCGGCTACATCACGCGCCACTATGGCCAGCCTGCTGAAGGTGTGCAGGCGGTGCAATTGGAGTTGTCACAGCTCAACTATATGGATGAAGACAGTTTCGCGTATGCCGATGAACGAGCAGTGCGCGTGCAGGAGACCATCGCGCGGTTGCTGGCGCTATGTATCGCCTGA
- the gorA gene encoding glutathione-disulfide reductase — protein sequence MAETFDLIVLGGGSGGLATAIRAARHGARVALLEPGALGGTCVNVGCVPKKALWYAGQLAQEQRLALDYGFASSPGPLDWEHFRQLRQHYIDGIRQRYAANLAAAGIQVFAETGRFVSADIIATSGGEELHSSRIVIATGGRPRRLDLPGFDLGMVSDDIFALRSLPKRIAVIGGGYIAIEFAGLFNALGSEVSLHVRRRMLTDFDIELVDALEQHMGEAGIRVTRQVEVTGLHREGEAIVIDDAVHGPCGTYDAVLWAVGRIPNSERLDLEAAGVRVNEAGYVVTDTWQNTNVDGIFAVGDITGRPELTPVAVAAGRRLADRLFGGQPDSRLDYDNIPSVVFAEPPLAMVGLTESEARELHGEQVRVYRARFTPLQWAVSGRHYKSLMKIVCAGEDERVVGMHVLGSGADEMLQGFAVAMKMGLRKRDLDATVAIHPSSSEELVLMS from the coding sequence ATGGCGGAAACCTTTGACCTGATCGTACTTGGCGGTGGCTCCGGCGGTTTGGCCACGGCTATTCGAGCGGCGCGCCACGGTGCCCGTGTGGCCTTGCTTGAACCGGGTGCGCTGGGTGGAACATGCGTCAACGTCGGCTGCGTGCCGAAGAAGGCGCTGTGGTACGCAGGGCAGTTGGCGCAGGAACAACGACTCGCACTCGACTACGGTTTCGCATCATCGCCGGGTCCGCTCGACTGGGAACACTTCCGTCAGTTGCGTCAGCACTACATCGATGGCATTCGCCAGCGATATGCGGCGAACCTGGCGGCGGCGGGCATCCAGGTATTCGCGGAGACGGGACGTTTTGTGTCCGCCGATATCATCGCCACCTCCGGCGGCGAAGAGCTGCATTCTTCGCGGATTGTGATCGCCACGGGTGGCCGCCCACGCAGGCTGGACCTACCCGGCTTCGATCTCGGCATGGTGTCGGACGACATCTTTGCACTTCGCTCATTGCCCAAGCGCATTGCCGTGATCGGCGGCGGCTACATCGCTATCGAGTTCGCGGGCCTGTTCAATGCATTGGGTAGCGAGGTGTCGCTGCACGTGCGTCGCCGGATGCTCACGGACTTCGATATCGAATTGGTGGACGCGCTGGAGCAGCACATGGGCGAGGCGGGGATCAGGGTGACCCGCCAAGTCGAGGTGACGGGTCTGCATCGCGAAGGCGAGGCCATCGTGATCGACGACGCCGTGCATGGTCCCTGCGGCACCTATGACGCTGTGCTGTGGGCAGTCGGCCGTATACCCAACAGCGAGCGACTGGACCTGGAAGCGGCAGGTGTGCGCGTGAATGAAGCCGGGTATGTCGTCACCGATACGTGGCAGAACACCAACGTCGACGGCATCTTCGCGGTGGGCGACATCACCGGGCGTCCCGAACTGACTCCGGTCGCCGTGGCAGCCGGGCGGCGCCTTGCTGATCGTCTGTTTGGCGGGCAACCGGATAGCCGGCTGGATTACGACAACATTCCTAGCGTTGTCTTTGCCGAGCCCCCGTTGGCGATGGTGGGACTCACTGAATCCGAAGCGCGCGAACTGCATGGCGAACAGGTGCGTGTCTATCGGGCACGTTTCACGCCCCTGCAATGGGCCGTCAGCGGGCGACACTACAAGAGCCTTATGAAGATCGTTTGCGCAGGTGAGGACGAGCGCGTGGTCGGCATGCATGTGCTCGGCAGCGGTGCGGACGAGATGCTTCAGGGTTTCGCCGTCGCGATGAAGATGGGTCTGCGCAAGCGTGACCTCGACGCCACGGTCGCCATCCATCCGAGCTCTTCCGAAGAGCTGGTGCTGATGAGTTGA
- a CDS encoding NAD(P)/FAD-dependent oxidoreductase, with translation MIESGARIDQFGTQQDRIDHVRTTRGVFRGDRVVMALGAWSPLLANQLGLRLPMQPGKGYSITYSRPALAPRHALVLREAAVCVTTWETGFRLGSTMEFSGYAEGLNRTRLDALRRGAAQGLHVSEGPVVQEEWWGWRPMSVDEVPIIGPSSRWSNLTLATAHGMLGVSMSAATGELVASMLRGGAPSLDPTPYAPSRFGV, from the coding sequence GCAGCAGGATCGTATCGATCATGTCCGCACCACGCGCGGTGTGTTCCGTGGCGACCGTGTCGTGATGGCGCTCGGTGCGTGGTCGCCACTGTTGGCGAACCAGTTGGGTCTGCGCCTGCCAATGCAGCCGGGCAAGGGTTATTCGATCACCTATTCGAGGCCCGCATTGGCGCCGCGCCATGCGTTGGTGTTGCGCGAAGCCGCCGTGTGCGTAACGACCTGGGAGACGGGATTCCGGTTGGGTAGCACCATGGAGTTCTCTGGTTATGCGGAAGGCCTCAATCGCACGCGTCTGGATGCTTTGCGTCGAGGCGCGGCCCAGGGGCTGCATGTCTCTGAAGGTCCCGTGGTGCAGGAAGAGTGGTGGGGCTGGCGGCCGATGAGCGTGGATGAAGTACCCATCATCGGGCCGAGTTCGCGCTGGTCCAATCTCACCTTGGCCACCGCGCATGGCATGCTCGGGGTCAGCATGTCGGCGGCCACGGGTGAGCTGGTGGCGTCGATGCTGCGTGGCGGTGCGCCGTCGCTGGATCCGACCCCTTACGCGCCCTCTAGGTTCGGGGTGTGA